The proteins below come from a single Rhodanobacter sp. LX-99 genomic window:
- a CDS encoding energy transducer TonB: protein MPRFLSAVSHRYALALLCLSLLAAAGGIFRYSRAAANTAPNDVAASSAGWADAPADDAQSGSGILLGLARDAMREGRLVAPAGSNAFEFYLSVLQLDPDNRTASEALRESFPRAADEIERTINRRELEEARREIDLLREFDRDNFTLALLGGKLSAARNIVMRQHEAEAERIRQANAARGAAM from the coding sequence ATGCCCCGTTTCCTTTCCGCCGTATCGCACCGATACGCGCTCGCCCTGCTCTGCCTGTCGCTGCTGGCCGCGGCCGGCGGCATTTTCCGGTACAGCCGGGCGGCCGCGAACACCGCGCCGAACGACGTCGCAGCGTCGTCCGCAGGATGGGCGGATGCGCCGGCCGATGATGCGCAAAGCGGCAGCGGCATCCTGCTCGGGCTGGCTCGCGATGCGATGCGCGAGGGTCGCCTGGTTGCGCCGGCCGGCAGCAACGCGTTCGAGTTCTACTTGAGCGTGCTGCAGCTGGATCCGGACAACAGGACGGCCAGCGAGGCCCTGCGCGAATCCTTCCCGCGCGCCGCGGACGAGATCGAGCGCACCATCAACCGCAGGGAGCTGGAGGAGGCGCGGCGCGAGATCGACCTGCTGCGCGAATTCGACCGCGACAACTTCACGCTGGCCCTGCTCGGCGGCAAGCTTTCCGCCGCGCGCAACATCGTGATGCGGCAGCACGAGGCCGAAGCCGAACGCATCCGCCAGGCGAACGCCGCGCGCGGCGCGGCGATGTGA
- a CDS encoding gamma carbonic anhydrase family protein, whose amino-acid sequence MNPLRSFKGIAPTLGQRVYVDPAASVIGDVVLGDDVSIWPGAVLRGDVNHIRVGARTSIQDGSIVHVAHAGPYGPGFPCLIGEGVTIGHAAVVHACTIGDYCLIGMHASVLDGAVVHKYGFVGAGALIPPGKVVGERELWLGNPAKFVRLLSDRQIEHLHYSADHYVRLKDEYLASA is encoded by the coding sequence ATGAACCCCCTGCGCAGCTTCAAGGGCATCGCGCCCACCCTCGGCCAGCGCGTCTACGTCGACCCCGCCGCCAGCGTGATCGGCGACGTGGTGCTGGGCGACGACGTCTCGATATGGCCGGGCGCGGTGCTGCGCGGCGACGTCAACCACATCCGCGTCGGCGCGAGAACCAGCATCCAGGACGGCAGCATCGTGCACGTCGCCCACGCCGGCCCGTACGGTCCGGGCTTCCCATGCCTGATCGGCGAGGGCGTCACCATCGGCCACGCCGCCGTGGTGCACGCCTGCACGATCGGCGACTACTGCCTGATCGGCATGCACGCCAGCGTGCTGGACGGCGCGGTGGTGCACAAGTACGGCTTCGTCGGCGCCGGCGCGCTGATCCCGCCGGGCAAGGTGGTCGGCGAGCGCGAACTGTGGCTGGGCAACCCGGCGAAGTTCGTGCGCCTGCTCAGCGACCGCCAGATCGAGCACCTGCACTACTCCGCCGACCACTACGTGCGCCTGAAAGACGAGTATCTGGCATCCGCCTGA
- a CDS encoding low molecular weight protein tyrosine phosphatase family protein translates to MAPRRVLFLCSRNRLRSPTAEQVFGTWPNLEVDSAGLADDAETALTAEQLDWAELIVVMESSHRRRLQARHRTRLKGKRVVCLDIPDDYTFMQPELVALLLKKVEPLLR, encoded by the coding sequence ATGGCACCGCGACGCGTGCTGTTCCTGTGCAGCCGCAACCGCCTGCGCAGTCCCACGGCGGAGCAGGTATTCGGCACCTGGCCGAACCTTGAAGTCGACTCGGCTGGCTTGGCCGACGATGCAGAGACGGCACTGACGGCCGAGCAGCTGGACTGGGCCGAACTGATCGTGGTGATGGAATCCAGCCACCGCCGCCGGTTGCAGGCACGCCACCGCACGCGGCTCAAGGGCAAGCGGGTGGTTTGCCTGGACATCCCCGACGACTACACGTTCATGCAGCCGGAACTGGTTGCGCTGTTGCTGAAGAAAGTCGAGCCGCTGCTGCGCTGA
- the xerC gene encoding tyrosine recombinase XerC, translating to MTPEQQVEQWLARLADERHASPHTVAGYRRDLAKLLRFMQEQRLASFEALDANRMRTFVAGEHRSGLAPKSLQRLLSSCRSLFRQLNREGRLASDPLLGVRGPKVRRKLPQVLDVDEAAALVETDSGGKLALRDRAMLELFYSSGLRLSELCGLRWLDLDLDEGEVRVLGKGSKTRIVPVGRHAVAALRALGAEEGMSADSPIFRGRGGAPINPRTVQLRMKALALQQGIPKHIHPHLLRHTFASHMLESSGDLRAVQELLGHADIATTQIYTHLDFQHLARVYDAAHPRAKRKP from the coding sequence ATGACCCCCGAACAACAGGTCGAGCAATGGCTCGCCCGCCTCGCCGACGAGCGCCACGCCTCGCCGCACACGGTCGCCGGCTATCGCCGCGACCTGGCCAAGTTGCTGCGTTTCATGCAGGAACAGCGGTTGGCCTCGTTCGAGGCGCTGGACGCGAACCGGATGCGCACGTTCGTGGCCGGCGAGCATCGCAGCGGACTGGCACCGAAGAGCCTGCAGCGCCTGCTGTCGTCCTGCCGCAGCCTGTTCCGCCAGCTCAACCGCGAGGGCCGGCTGGCCAGTGATCCGCTGCTCGGCGTGCGCGGCCCCAAGGTGCGCCGCAAGCTGCCGCAGGTGCTCGACGTCGACGAGGCCGCCGCGCTGGTGGAGACCGACAGCGGCGGCAAGCTGGCGCTGCGCGACCGCGCGATGCTGGAGCTGTTCTACTCCAGCGGCCTGCGCCTGTCCGAGCTGTGCGGCCTGCGCTGGCTCGACCTCGACCTCGACGAGGGCGAAGTGCGCGTGCTCGGCAAGGGCAGCAAGACCCGCATCGTGCCGGTCGGCCGCCACGCCGTCGCCGCGCTGCGCGCGCTTGGCGCGGAAGAAGGCATGTCGGCGGACAGCCCGATCTTCCGCGGCCGCGGCGGTGCGCCGATCAACCCGCGCACGGTGCAGCTGCGCATGAAGGCGCTGGCGCTGCAGCAGGGCATCCCGAAGCACATCCATCCGCACCTGCTGCGGCATACCTTCGCCAGCCACATGCTGGAATCCTCCGGCGACCTGCGCGCCGTGCAGGAACTGCTCGGCCACGCCGACATCGCCACCACCCAGATCTACACCCACCTGGATTTCCAGCACCTGGCCAGGGTCTACGACGCCGCGCATCCGCGGGCGAAGCGCAAGCCATAG
- a CDS encoding DUF484 family protein → MTATLLDDATQARVVAAYLKRHPEFLSEYPELAARLTMPPREQGGAVSSLAVYQLQSLRDKNAELERQLAELIAIAAENEKLMERVHALTVALLRANTMEVTARTVIAKLSADFHTEQVRLLLFGDEPQLPRADWLQQIPGGAAALPEFTEFLRKGEPVSGRLSAEKLERLFGTDAGQIRSVAMMRLGDCGILAIGSTNPDRFQPGMGTLFLKMIAATITAALARSRDIS, encoded by the coding sequence ATGACCGCCACCCTGCTCGACGACGCCACCCAGGCCCGCGTGGTCGCCGCCTACCTGAAGCGCCATCCGGAATTCCTCAGCGAATATCCCGAGCTGGCCGCCCGGCTGACCATGCCGCCGCGCGAGCAGGGCGGCGCGGTGTCGTCACTGGCGGTGTACCAGCTGCAGAGCCTGCGCGACAAGAACGCGGAACTCGAACGCCAGCTGGCCGAACTGATCGCGATCGCCGCCGAGAACGAGAAGCTGATGGAGCGCGTGCACGCGCTCACCGTGGCGCTGCTGCGCGCGAACACGATGGAGGTGACCGCGCGCACGGTGATCGCCAAGCTCAGCGCGGATTTCCACACCGAGCAGGTGCGCCTGCTGCTGTTCGGCGACGAGCCGCAGCTGCCGCGCGCGGACTGGCTGCAGCAGATCCCCGGCGGCGCCGCCGCGCTGCCGGAGTTCACCGAGTTCCTGCGCAAGGGCGAGCCGGTCTCCGGCCGCCTGTCGGCCGAGAAGCTCGAGCGCCTGTTCGGCACCGACGCCGGGCAGATCCGCTCGGTCGCGATGATGCGGCTGGGCGACTGCGGCATCCTGGCGATCGGCAGCACCAACCCGGACCGCTTCCAGCCCGGCATGGGCACGCTGTTCCTGAAGATGATCGCCGCCACCATCACCGCCGCGCTGGCCCGCTCGCGGGATATTTCCTGA
- the dapF gene encoding diaminopimelate epimerase, with amino-acid sequence MQLHFSKMHGIGNDFVVLDCRQRAFPLDAAQIRALADRHTGVGFDQLLSIEPARNPACAFYYGIWNADGSSSGQCGNGVRCVAAWLHRAGALALGDSVMIESPSGPVTVRLLGADEVTVDMGEPVFEPARIPFAADAAADRHEIVVADERLDIGAVSMGNPHAVVAVNDLADPALQRLGPLLTNHPRFAQGANAGFVQRLDRGQLRLRVHERGAGWTLACGTGACAAMAVLHQRGDVDDSVAVELPGGTLRIDWTGPGHTLWMTGPAAFAFEGEWPVPAAGA; translated from the coding sequence ATGCAGCTGCACTTCTCGAAAATGCACGGCATCGGCAACGACTTCGTCGTGCTGGATTGCCGGCAGCGCGCGTTCCCGCTGGACGCCGCGCAGATCCGCGCGCTGGCCGACCGCCACACCGGCGTGGGCTTCGACCAGCTGCTCAGCATCGAGCCGGCGCGCAACCCCGCCTGCGCGTTCTACTACGGCATCTGGAACGCCGACGGTTCCTCGTCCGGCCAGTGCGGCAACGGCGTGCGCTGCGTGGCGGCGTGGCTGCACCGCGCCGGCGCGCTGGCGCTGGGCGACAGCGTGATGATCGAGAGCCCGTCCGGCCCGGTAACGGTGCGCCTGCTCGGCGCCGACGAAGTCACCGTGGACATGGGCGAGCCGGTATTCGAGCCCGCGCGGATCCCGTTCGCGGCCGACGCCGCGGCCGATCGCCACGAAATCGTCGTGGCCGACGAACGGCTGGACATCGGCGCGGTGTCGATGGGCAACCCGCATGCGGTGGTTGCCGTGAATGACCTCGCCGACCCCGCGCTGCAGCGGCTCGGCCCGCTGCTGACGAACCATCCACGCTTCGCGCAGGGCGCCAACGCCGGCTTCGTGCAGCGGCTCGATCGCGGCCAGCTGCGCCTGCGCGTGCACGAACGCGGCGCCGGCTGGACGCTGGCCTGCGGCACCGGCGCCTGCGCCGCGATGGCGGTGCTGCACCAGCGCGGCGACGTCGACGACTCGGTAGCCGTCGAGCTGCCCGGCGGCACGCTGCGCATCGACTGGACCGGCCCCGGCCACACGCTGTGGATGACCGGCCCGGCCGCGTTCGCGTTCGAAGGCGAATGGCCGGTTCCGGCCGCCGGCGCCTGA
- a CDS encoding RimK family protein, with protein sequence MTRLVIVVEKASDWSSYYPSVDVMSAMDYLRKPVGGDDERTHVINLCRSYKYLGAGYYVSLLAEARGHKVMPSVRTVNDLRRRSLYGVDIDDLNQKLTHFLPAGGRDTTDFGILVYFGETAYPALQDLARQVFETFPCPLLRIEFERDRVWQVSSIKPVGLHTLDDAQEDAFAEELDRFSRKLWRKPRARRQFRYDVAMLVDPKEQMPPSNKKALKSFVAAGKELGIEVDPIGKNDYQRLAEYDGLFIRETTASDNHTYRFAHRAEKEGMVVIDDPSSILRCTNKIYLNDLMVSRKLAVPRTEILYRDDSKGMKEVVAKLGFPLVLKIPDGSFSRGVVKVEDEEALAQAASGLFQHSALLLAQEYVYTEFDWRIGVLNREPLYACKYYMSRGHWQIYNHGAKGTAKSGGFETIAVKDAPAEVVKLALKATQPIGDGLYGVDLKRVGSKPVVIEVNDNPSIDAGVEDAHLGDELYLRIMQEFLRRMERKRQGGTTH encoded by the coding sequence ATGACCCGTCTGGTCATCGTTGTCGAAAAAGCCTCCGACTGGAGTTCGTACTATCCATCCGTGGACGTGATGAGCGCGATGGACTACCTGCGCAAGCCGGTCGGTGGCGACGACGAACGCACCCATGTGATCAACCTGTGCCGCAGCTACAAGTACCTCGGCGCCGGCTACTACGTGTCGCTGCTGGCCGAGGCGCGCGGGCACAAGGTGATGCCGTCGGTGCGCACGGTGAACGACCTGCGCCGGCGCTCGTTGTACGGCGTGGACATCGACGACCTCAACCAGAAGCTGACCCACTTCCTGCCGGCCGGCGGCCGCGACACCACCGACTTCGGCATCCTGGTCTACTTCGGCGAGACCGCCTATCCGGCGTTGCAGGATCTGGCGCGGCAGGTATTCGAGACCTTTCCCTGCCCGCTGCTGCGGATCGAGTTCGAGCGCGACCGCGTGTGGCAGGTCAGCTCGATCAAGCCGGTCGGCCTGCACACGCTGGACGACGCGCAGGAAGACGCGTTCGCCGAGGAGCTCGACCGCTTCTCGCGCAAGCTGTGGCGCAAGCCGCGCGCGCGGCGCCAGTTCCGCTACGACGTGGCGATGCTGGTCGATCCGAAGGAGCAGATGCCGCCGTCGAACAAGAAGGCGCTGAAATCCTTCGTCGCCGCGGGCAAGGAGCTCGGCATCGAGGTCGACCCGATCGGCAAGAACGACTACCAGCGCCTGGCCGAGTACGACGGCCTGTTCATCCGCGAGACCACCGCCAGCGACAACCACACCTACCGCTTCGCCCACCGCGCGGAGAAGGAGGGCATGGTGGTGATCGACGACCCCAGCTCGATCCTGCGCTGCACCAACAAGATCTACCTCAACGACCTGATGGTCTCGCGCAAGCTGGCGGTGCCGCGCACCGAGATCCTCTACCGCGACGACAGCAAGGGCATGAAGGAAGTCGTCGCCAAGCTCGGCTTCCCGCTGGTGCTGAAGATCCCGGACGGCTCGTTCTCGCGCGGCGTGGTCAAGGTGGAAGACGAAGAGGCGCTGGCGCAGGCGGCCAGCGGGCTGTTCCAGCACAGCGCGCTGCTGCTGGCGCAGGAATACGTCTATACCGAATTCGACTGGCGCATCGGCGTGCTCAACCGCGAGCCGCTGTATGCATGCAAGTACTACATGTCGCGCGGCCACTGGCAGATCTACAACCACGGCGCCAAGGGTACCGCGAAATCCGGCGGCTTCGAGACCATCGCGGTGAAGGATGCGCCGGCCGAAGTGGTCAAGCTGGCGCTGAAGGCGACCCAACCGATCGGCGACGGCCTGTACGGGGTCGACCTGAAACGGGTCGGCAGCAAGCCGGTGGTGATCGAGGTCAACGACAACCCGTCGATCGACGCCGGCGTCGAGGACGCCCACCTGGGCGACGAGTTGTACCTGCGCATCATGCAGGAGTTCCTGCGCCGGATGGAGCGCAAGCGCCAGGGCGGCACCACCCACTGA
- a CDS encoding lipoprotein produces MRRSLLLLPLCLALATLAGCGNKGPLVLPSQPAAASTTVKPAAPALPATVDNPAADQY; encoded by the coding sequence ATGCGCCGATCCCTCTTGCTGCTGCCGCTCTGCCTCGCCCTCGCCACGCTTGCCGGCTGCGGCAACAAGGGCCCGCTGGTGCTGCCGAGCCAACCCGCCGCGGCATCGACCACGGTGAAACCGGCGGCACCCGCACTGCCGGCGACCGTCGACAATCCGGCTGCCGACCAGTACTGA
- the hslV gene encoding ATP-dependent protease subunit HslV — MESFHATTIVCVRREGRVVIGSDGQVTLGNTVMKGNARKVRRLGKAGDVVAGFAGATADAFTLFELFEQKLEKHNSNLTRAAVEMAKEWRTDRRFGRLEAMLAVADKEASLLISGNGDVVEPEHGLIAIGSGGPFAQSAAMALLENTELDARTIVEKALKIAGDICIYTNHNVSIEEL; from the coding sequence ATGGAATCCTTCCACGCCACCACCATCGTCTGCGTGCGCCGCGAAGGCCGCGTCGTGATCGGCAGCGACGGCCAGGTCACGCTGGGCAACACGGTGATGAAGGGCAATGCGCGCAAGGTGCGCCGGCTCGGCAAGGCGGGCGACGTGGTCGCCGGATTCGCCGGCGCCACCGCCGACGCGTTCACCCTGTTCGAACTGTTCGAGCAGAAGCTCGAGAAGCACAACAGCAATCTCACCCGCGCCGCGGTGGAGATGGCCAAGGAATGGCGCACCGACCGCCGCTTCGGCCGGCTCGAGGCGATGCTGGCGGTGGCCGACAAGGAGGCCTCGCTGCTGATCTCCGGCAACGGCGACGTGGTGGAACCCGAGCATGGCCTGATCGCGATCGGCTCCGGTGGCCCGTTCGCCCAGTCCGCGGCCATGGCCCTGCTCGAAAACACCGAACTGGATGCGCGCACCATCGTCGAGAAGGCGCTGAAGATCGCCGGCGACATCTGCATCTACACCAATCACAACGTGTCGATCGAAGAGCTGTAG
- the hslU gene encoding ATP-dependent protease ATPase subunit HslU, producing MSELTPREIVNELDRYIIGQHDAKRAVAVALRSRWRRMQLPAEMRNEITPKNILMIGPTGVGKTEIARRLATLANAPFVKVEATKFTEVGYVGKDVESIIRDLADVAYKLTREHAIKRVRTQAEDRAEDRILDALLPRRQTPTDWTHDPAPAIDSDTRQKLRKQLREGALDEREIELDFAMNLGVEIMSPPGMEEMGAQLRQMFQNLGGAKTQSRKLAIKLARPLLIDEEAGKLLNDEEIRAEAMESAEQNGIVFIDEIDKVAQRSDYGHSGVSREGVQRDLLPLVEGSTVSTKYGPIKTDHMLFIASGAFSLAKPSDLIPELQGRLPIRVELSALSVDDFKRILREPHNALTKQYVALLGTEGVGIEFTDSGVDRLAEVAFQVNERTENIGARRLHTVMERLLEKISFEAADKSGEKYLIDAEQVDKNLGSLAQNEDLSRYIL from the coding sequence ATGTCCGAACTCACTCCCCGCGAAATCGTCAACGAACTCGACCGCTACATCATCGGCCAGCACGACGCCAAGCGTGCAGTGGCGGTGGCGCTGCGCAGCCGCTGGCGGCGCATGCAGCTGCCGGCGGAGATGCGCAATGAGATCACCCCGAAGAACATCCTGATGATCGGCCCCACCGGCGTGGGCAAGACCGAGATCGCGCGCCGCCTGGCCACGCTGGCGAACGCGCCGTTCGTGAAGGTCGAGGCGACCAAGTTCACCGAGGTGGGCTATGTCGGCAAGGACGTGGAGTCGATCATCCGCGACCTCGCCGACGTGGCCTACAAGCTGACCCGCGAGCATGCGATCAAGCGCGTGCGCACGCAGGCCGAGGACCGTGCCGAGGACCGCATCCTCGACGCACTGCTGCCGCGCCGGCAGACGCCGACCGACTGGACCCACGATCCCGCGCCGGCCATCGACAGCGACACCCGCCAGAAGCTGCGCAAGCAGCTGCGCGAGGGCGCGCTGGACGAGCGCGAGATCGAGCTGGATTTCGCCATGAACCTGGGCGTGGAGATCATGTCGCCGCCGGGCATGGAGGAGATGGGCGCGCAGCTGCGCCAGATGTTCCAGAACCTTGGCGGAGCCAAGACGCAGAGCCGCAAGCTGGCGATCAAGCTGGCGCGGCCGCTGCTGATCGACGAAGAAGCCGGCAAGCTGCTCAACGACGAGGAGATCCGCGCCGAGGCGATGGAGTCGGCCGAGCAGAACGGCATCGTCTTCATCGACGAGATCGACAAGGTGGCGCAGCGTTCCGACTACGGCCACTCCGGGGTCAGCCGCGAAGGCGTGCAGCGCGACCTGCTGCCGCTGGTGGAAGGCTCCACCGTGTCGACCAAGTACGGCCCGATCAAGACCGACCACATGCTGTTCATCGCCTCCGGCGCGTTCTCGCTGGCCAAGCCGTCCGACCTGATTCCCGAGCTGCAGGGCCGCCTGCCGATCCGGGTCGAGCTGTCCGCGCTGAGCGTGGACGACTTCAAGCGCATCCTGCGCGAACCGCACAACGCGCTGACCAAGCAGTACGTGGCCCTGCTGGGCACCGAAGGCGTCGGCATCGAGTTCACCGACTCCGGCGTGGACCGGCTGGCCGAGGTGGCGTTCCAGGTGAACGAGCGCACCGAGAACATCGGCGCGCGCCGGCTGCACACCGTGATGGAGCGCCTGCTGGAAAAGATTTCCTTCGAGGCCGCGGACAAGTCCGGCGAAAAGTACCTGATCGACGCCGAACAGGTAGATAAAAACCTCGGAAGCCTGGCCCAGAACGAGGATCTCAGCCGCTACATCCTCTGA
- a CDS encoding YkgJ family cysteine cluster protein has protein sequence MNALACRAGCGACCIAPSISSPIPGMPDGKPAGTRCVQLTDDNRCAIFGRPERPAVCASLRAEPAMCGADRAHALAWLGRLEAATATR, from the coding sequence ATGAACGCACTCGCTTGCCGCGCCGGCTGCGGGGCCTGCTGCATCGCCCCGTCGATCAGCTCGCCGATCCCCGGCATGCCCGATGGCAAGCCGGCCGGCACCCGCTGCGTGCAGCTCACCGACGACAACCGTTGCGCGATCTTCGGCCGCCCCGAGCGGCCCGCCGTGTGCGCCAGCCTGCGCGCCGAACCGGCGATGTGCGGCGCGGACCGCGCGCATGCGCTGGCCTGGCTGGGGCGGCTGGAAGCGGCCACGGCGACGCGTTGA
- a CDS encoding GNAT family N-acetyltransferase, with the protein MPPAPAHLRVRRAASSDLDDLVALEQRSFSSDRLSRAQYRRHLDSDSALVLVASANHHLFLGSAVLFFRKRSVVARLYSLATRPEARGQGVGAALLETAAVTARRRGSRALRLEVRTDNAAAIGLYERHGFRRIGRYARYYGDGTDAWRYEKTLG; encoded by the coding sequence ATGCCGCCCGCTCCCGCCCACCTGCGCGTGCGCCGCGCCGCCTCGTCCGACCTGGACGACCTGGTGGCGCTGGAACAGCGCAGCTTCAGCAGCGACCGGCTGAGCCGCGCGCAATACCGCCGCCACCTGGACAGCGACTCCGCCCTGGTGCTGGTGGCCAGCGCCAACCATCACCTTTTCCTCGGCAGCGCCGTGCTGTTCTTCCGCAAGCGCAGCGTCGTCGCACGCCTGTACTCGCTGGCGACCCGACCCGAGGCACGCGGCCAGGGCGTCGGCGCAGCCCTGCTGGAAACGGCCGCGGTGACCGCCCGTCGCCGCGGCAGTCGCGCGCTGCGGCTGGAAGTGCGCACCGACAACGCCGCCGCGATCGGTTTATACGAGCGGCACGGCTTCCGCCGCATCGGCCGCTACGCGCGGTATTACGGGGACGGAACCGACGCGTGGCGCTACGAGAAGACGCTGGGGTGA
- the aroE gene encoding shikimate dehydrogenase encodes MPAAQFAVFGHPISHSLSPRIHQAFARQFGIELEYRAIDAEPAGFAAAVQRFFADGGRGANVTLPHKAAAFALAEQRSTAATRAGSANVLTALADGRLAAHNTDGDGLVRDLTERHNVDLRGHTALLLGAGGAAHGVAWNLLDAGVETLTIVSRTAETADALADAIGEPARAHTRYWSDLADIGSYDMIINATSAGVLGASLQLPLSLVGARALCYDLSYGAAASSFLSWAKTAGARYAFDGLGMLVETAADAFELWHGQRPDTEPVYQALRRQSA; translated from the coding sequence ATGCCAGCCGCCCAGTTCGCCGTGTTCGGCCATCCGATCAGCCATTCGCTGTCGCCGCGGATCCACCAGGCGTTTGCGCGGCAGTTCGGCATCGAGCTGGAGTACCGCGCGATCGACGCGGAACCGGCGGGGTTTGCCGCGGCCGTGCAGCGCTTCTTCGCCGACGGCGGCCGCGGCGCGAACGTCACCCTGCCGCACAAGGCCGCGGCGTTTGCGCTGGCCGAGCAGCGCAGCACGGCGGCTACCCGCGCCGGCAGCGCCAACGTACTGACCGCGCTGGCCGACGGCCGGCTGGCCGCGCACAACACCGATGGCGACGGCCTGGTGCGCGACCTCACCGAGCGCCACAACGTGGACCTGCGCGGCCACACCGCCCTGCTGCTGGGCGCCGGCGGCGCCGCGCATGGCGTGGCCTGGAACCTGCTGGATGCCGGGGTGGAGACGCTGACCATCGTCAGCCGCACCGCCGAGACCGCCGATGCGCTGGCCGACGCGATCGGCGAACCGGCGCGCGCGCATACCCGCTACTGGTCCGACCTGGCCGACATCGGCAGCTACGACATGATCATCAACGCCACCTCGGCCGGCGTGCTCGGTGCGTCGCTGCAGCTGCCTCTCTCGCTGGTCGGTGCGCGCGCGCTGTGCTACGACCTGTCCTACGGCGCCGCCGCCAGCAGCTTCCTGAGTTGGGCGAAAACCGCGGGCGCGCGCTACGCGTTCGACGGCCTCGGCATGCTGGTGGAAACCGCTGCCGATGCGTTCGAGCTGTGGCATGGCCAGCGGCCGGACACCGAGCCGGTATATCAGGCGTTGCGCCGGCAATCCGCATGA